The Toxotes jaculatrix isolate fToxJac2 chromosome 14, fToxJac2.pri, whole genome shotgun sequence genomic interval ACAATCTGAGGGAAGCAGAGTGAAACAGGATTACACCTCCAAACATAAAACTGACAACGTTTTTGATGAAGGCTTCAGCTTCATGTGAAAAGTGTTGAATACTGGACACAGTTATTTTGTATACCAAATTATGTACCTTGACGCACCATTGCTGTCAACTGAAGATGCTTGGACAGGTTGAGGTAAAGGGCAGGTGTCATTCTGCCGTatcttcttcagctctgggTAAGTTGTGGCAATATCCTCGTCAGTTTGAAGGAGGTTCAGGAAACCTTGACAGGTGTCCTCTCCTTTATTCATGATCTTATCCACGAGCTCAACGACATGCCCCTCCACATCTTCTTTGTTGATGCTTTTGAGGTTGTTGTACTCACGTTCAGTTATCAGATTATTCTCATAAACTTTGTTGAGGATTAGCTTGTAGTCTCCACTCAAAGTCTTATGAATGGCTGTTTTATTGgacctcagtgtttttttggccgacataCTGAATCTGAGATggcaaaatggagaaaatgacaaGAACTGGATAAACATGTTTTCCCTTTTCTAGCATCAAAGTTATGCAGAGCCACTATCACATGGCACATGGTAAATTATCATTACTGATTTTATAAGAAAGATTAAGGCAACAggtttttaatttcaaatacattttttctgATTAGAAGTATGAATTCAAAATGCGCttaaaatataaacttttatgtattttaagtgTTGCTAGCTAGTAGGAATTCAAGCTATCATGTCATTTTCGATTTCCTGTCTGCACATCACGATCTCCAAACTGAAGTTACACATCCACAACCCAGCTAATTTAGCTAACGTAAACCCCTTTCTACGATAATGCGAAACATTTTAAACTAACTACTGTACTTTGAAGCTAACTGTAACACAAAGGCTTTGCTAACTTACTCTCACGAAGTTTTCCCTCCAGACGGTCCTTATCTAAGTGGTGTGCAACAGCGGAATAGATTCAGTCGGGCAGGATGTGGTGAGTGTGATACGGGCCCGCCACCTAGTGGAGGACAAGCAGTAGCTTCCTCTGAGAGGTAACAACAGAAACTCCTCCACAGGTGGCGGTAACGAGCCTCGTCGTCACCAGCACACTGGAGTGAGGTGAAAAAGACACTTACTCAGATAAGCTCCGTAAAAGCTAGGACTACTAGAGAACATGCTTCCAGGTAATGTTTCAGCAATGGAAAGACAACAAACCAACAGGGTGTCGACATATAggaacaaatacatttaatatgCACAATAAATGCAGCTTTCCCTGGTGGTCTAGTGGTTAGGATTCGGCGCTCTCACCGCCGCggcccgggttcgattcccggtCAGGGAAcggatatgtttttttttaatttccgaGCACAGTCTAACAGTACGTGTACCAGCAGTAAATGGCTAACTCTGACAGTAACATCACAAATAGTCACCTTTAAGAAAAGCAGTGTTTCCTCAGaattgttttgcatttataCACAGACGCGTTTTTGTTATGTTGATTTTCTATGATttactgcaggactgttgtattacaCTACATTGGTTCTAGATAGATGTACTTAATAAACTTGCAACTTAATGCATATATGTCTGATAAGAACAGACATATGTAACGAAGAAAGATCCCACCAGTGCGCGAACACACCATAAAATTTGGATCCACTCCCCCAGGTTCGAACGCCGATTTGAACTTTCCTGTGTGGGggttgcatgttctccctgtgcctgcctgcctcccACAATTCCAAATACAATGGCTAATTGGCTACTAtaaattgcccctaggtgtaagtgtgtgcctgagtggttgtctgtctttgtgtgtcagccctgcgattgcctggcgaccagtccagggtgtagttggtcagctgggataggctccagctaaATGACATAGCCTTCTCCAAAATGCCAGGAATAAAACTCAGATGGGAAATactgaattattcatttatatatcGTTGGCTTGAAAGTGGCCAAATTTAAAcatatcaaacatttttttaaagttactAATTTGATATTGATACCAATATTGAGTTAAGTTACAGGATCTTTTTGTGATTCAGTAACCTTTAGGAAAAAAATTGCACATTCACTTGTGTGCAAGctggaaagctttttttttttctttccttttccattGTTAAACATTTAACCCACGTCAAAAGGCGTGTCTTCTTGAGAAATTTGATAATATTTATACAAACAGTTTCCCTTTTTCGTCAGCTTCCTAATTCATCATGCTTTGTGCTGGAACCTTTGCTCAAACTTTAAACGCTTCTAGAGAACTGGCTTTAGGTGGGCTTCTTGATGTCTTTACTTTTTGAGTTATCACTCTTGAGGTTTTGAACTTCAACTGGGTGACACCACACACCcactgaagctgaaagatgTCATCTGTTAATCTTTTCTGCTCCTTTCAGCTTTCATGAACAATTTCTGtttcaaaacaaagagaaacctGTTCTTTTCATCAAGTGTTCCTCTTATTGTAACTAAACCTGTGATTTTTGAGAAATGTGGTCAAAACTGCTCAGGGTATAATCTAGATCTCTCATTGAGCCCAGAGGTCCAGAAGTTTTCATCAAGAACACAAATAAGGGCTCTTTTGAACTCACTGTAAATCCTTTACTATTATGAATATGTACACGTTGTATTGCAGCATCTTCAGTGAAGCCTTGTGCCACTTGGGGTGAAAGAATAGTTTAATATGACTTAAAGTTTTTGAGCTATAGACCATTTTGTGAGCTATCAATATTCCTGCTTAAAGAGACCTGTATAAGTGATTATACTAATGATACAGCTGGCCCCTCTGTTCCCTCCTCCAagctctctctttgttttctaaTGATTCACTTTGTTAGAAAGCCCACATCATTGTTCCATAAGTTGACAGTTATTTACTCTTTCCCACTTCAGTGAACTCACCAGAGCTGTTGTTTACAGACTCACATTGAACATACCTTGGGTGCGGCGTTACGACCTGGTTTAGTTTGCTGTCTGATCGTCTGTGCAGCTGAGTAGAAGTTTACCTGTTGCATCTACCTACactgtttgttattgttgtgcGTTGACGCTCAGAGGTCGGTGTACTGATATTTGAAATAGTAAATTAGATGTTATCTTGGCTATTTAGTGGCATGTATGCTAGAAATGTATGCTTTTAAGCTTTGTGGGAGGCTGTATGTTCACTTCACTTTGGTCACTAACACATTAGATTAGCAGTTACAACCATTATTTGCGTGTGTACGTACTTCATTGCATTGTGTTTGTTATACTGATAGTTCTTTGTATCATTGTTACAGaccacactctcacacacgcatgcacatgtGCGCGCACAGAcacccacagacagacaaatcaATCAAAGTCAGTCTCCGTGCTGTTTAATCGGGGCACACATCAATACTTTGAGCCACCTCTAACCACTGAACATCCTGAAGCCCTATCTCCTGTTCACATCTGTTCAAGTCACTTGTCTGTCAGTTCCTTCCATCAtctttctctgttcctctttttcctctttcttttttactgtcatcttccttcctcttttacTATCCTTCTTCTTCATCAACAATGATTCACTTCCAATGAAACTGCTTAGGTGCCATTATTTGTACTCAGCTGTTGACACTGATGATGTAACCGCCAACTGATAACTTCTACTGGCATTAACAATACACCTGCAATAAAAGCTATTAATGGTTCTAATAGTAGCAGTAATACTTGTGTTATTCTGACTGAATTccatcttttttgtttgtctgtctttcctcaCCACCTTCctcccttctgtctttctttccttcctgttcctctttcaaactccctcttcttcctccttctaaGGATTCCTTTCTTCACCTTTCttcttattgttttctttcttattctctTCTCTCAGCTTTAAGCTTTCACAAACACTTTGTGCATTAAAACGTTCAGACACTTGTCCTCTTTCATAAATTGTtaccctttcctctcctttctttctttctgtctttcgtGGTTCAGTGGCAGCTTTCCAGCTTTCACTTGTAACGTCTTCAGAAATGACCTTTGCTCGTTgattctgttttggttttttttccccctgtgctCAGTatgctgcttcacattcagcTGGAAAAGCTGAATGCAGGGTGTTCCATGGCTTTTAATCTTGTGACATATGAGaataagaaagaagaaaacgcTTGATTTCCTCATgctctgtacagtatgtgacgTCATGCTTGCTCTTTCCCCAGAAATGCCATTGTGTTTTGTCTGCGAGTGAAAGCAGTCACAGAAGCACAGTCAGCGGCAGAGTGGAGGGACAGCACAAGGTAACGGTTTCTTGTTAATCATGCTTACAGTCATGCTAATATGTACTTTAGGAAGATTTTATTCATAAGCAAGCTTACACATAGAGAGGAGATAACAGAGACAGTAGTGTAGCTGggtgtgtaaaacaaaacaaaacaaaggattGATAAAAaatttttgttgctgttttttattttacttaaattttgttttttttgtacgAAAACATAAAAGCTTTTGTAGTTAGTTGTAAAGTGTACATTGTTAAAACTCATAATCAAATGTAACAGGGAGGAGAATTAACACTCATGTGAGAAGAgctatttgtttgtatttgataTCTTTCTAGCAGTCGGCCTCTACATGTAAGAGCTTAAAAAGGGGAAGTatgaaaagcaggaaattaCTTGGTGGGGACTAAGTAATACAGCACCTTCTCTGTACTTACTGTAAATGGCCCAACACTGCTGTTCATTAGTGAGTGCTGATGtatgtcactctctctctctcctctctctctctctctctctctctctctctctctctctctctctctctctctctctctctgtaaatcCCCTAGATTGACTATGAAGTTGTTTCTTGTCCATCTAATACTTCTATCCTGTTTCCTGGATTTGTGGGCCTTGCAAGGTGGTGAGACTTTTGACATTACAAACTaccagacagcacacacacacgcacacatgcacacgcgtACACAAACATTGTGAGGACAGTCTTTGACAGAATGCATCACAACCCTTACCCTAAGCCTATCCCTAACCTAAACCtcattctaacctgaaccctccTTTGAAGGCGtatcagaaagtgaggaccggccaaaatgtcctcactctagCAGTTTAAAACTCAACAACTAGTCCTCACAATGTACAGTCATATAAGTGCACATCGTCACTGTGTGTGCGTTCTCAAAATTAGAACTTGACATTTCCATGACTAAACTCAGTTTtacttgtgttttctgtcatgcTATAAGTCTGTATGTTCTCTTTTAACAGAGACGGAGGGAAACAATCAGGATGTCTGTCAGGAGCTAGAGGAGCCTGGTGAGGTGAGAATCAAAATGTACTTTTAACTTCCAGAGATCGCACAGACACAGTAAAAGCTTGCAGCTTAAATATAGATTTATTTCTACTCTGTCCTTTATGTTTGTTAAACAAATCCAGCTTAAAACGTTGAGTTCATTACAAGAAGATGTAAAGGACCATACTGATGTAAATGGAACGTTTGTCTGCCTCCGTTACCCAACAAATCTGCTCAACTGTTCCTGGTCATTCGACCCTTCATATGAGGATGCTCAGCTTTCTGTCCATATCAGGtactcatatttttttttaaatgacacattACCATATATCATAGCTTGATCACCACCTAACCCAAAAAATGAACGATTTTTCAAGAGGAGATTGAGAGATGTTCACCTTTAAGGGATTAAACATTAACATATTTTCTAATTTACAGGTTTGTTCAAACGTATAATTCACTTTGGATGTTTaactctttctgtgtctgttcatgCAGCATTTGTGAATATAGCACATCAGTCCAGTCTCAAAGTTTCCTGGTGGAAAGAGTTGGATCAAGAACTTTGAATCTGCAGCCGAATGAAATGCTAACTGTAGTAATTCAATTCAACTTTTCCTGGCACGACCACTGGAATGCCTACTTATTCAGTTATGACGAGGACTTGCTGGGTAATACTCCAAGACTACAAGACAAACTGTTGTTGAGTGTTAGTTGAGTATCTGCAAACGATTATACTTATTATGATTATACTACAGATGGTCTTCAACAGCACCTGCTGTTTGAATAACGCACTGAGTGGCACTATACGTTGATTCCATCCACTTTACACTCAGCAGTGGTTCAGTAGACGTTTTTAATCCATTTGCCAACAATAAACTGTACAAATGAACCGCATGCTGTCTGTAGGTTGTGTCAGCTGTACATTTACTTGgattagatagatagaaagatatactttattgatttaattatgttacagcagcaataTTATCAGCAATAGAATAGGTACAGCATTAGTGAACTGTAAGGGATATAATACAAAGGCGTGCTCAGTCAGCATGCTTCCTTTATTTACTGTAGAAGGCGCACTTATCAGCAAGTCACAGAAGCGTTTACATAAGACACTGGTTGACCTTTGGTTGTTATTTGACAGATGCAAATCAACCAAAATATTAGACGAACTGAAATTTGAGATTCCAGCATATGAGCAGACTGATGGCAggcactttgtgtgtttgttggggtCAACTTCAGACACATGTAATCTACATTTTAGATTCATAAAAAATTTTGGTAAGATGAAGGTTCAGATTAGGTTTAGATTGTATGCAGGCCTTCAGAATGAATTATCCATAACTGTACTAATTTTGTGGATGTTTGTGCCACAGAGTTCCGGTTACCACCCACGAACGTCTCTGCAACGGTCAAAGATGGAGGGCTGTTAGTGACATGGGGCCCGCCCCCCAGTGATGTTAATTACTCATGCTTTGAATACGAGCTGGACCTGGGTGACCAggtacagtatgtctgtgtgtaaggATGTTCATTATCGCAGAAAGAATTCATACTGTTTATCAT includes:
- the LOC121193381 gene encoding prolactin receptor-like isoform X1 translates to MKLFLVHLILLSCFLDLWALQGETEGNNQDVCQELEEPGELKTLSSLQEDVKDHTDVNGTFVCLRYPTNLLNCSWSFDPSYEDAQLSVHISICEYSTSVQSQSFLVERVGSRTLNLQPNEMLTVVIQFNFSWHDHWNAYLFSYDEDLLEFRLPPTNVSATVKDGGLLVTWGPPPSDVNYSCFEYELDLGDQETPKRLSARSYTEHNVDPNRIYRVRVRTRMKGTCYGNLQWSEWSPTVTVKLPDDKTNNLSVLLLVLISLGIPMILLAVLLLVRYQRVSKVLFPPIPRPPPKYMYFLEKNDTFNVFHPATPPKPEEITEVEDAE
- the LOC121193381 gene encoding prolactin receptor-like isoform X2, with protein sequence MKLFLVHLILLSCFLDLWALQETEGNNQDVCQELEEPGELKTLSSLQEDVKDHTDVNGTFVCLRYPTNLLNCSWSFDPSYEDAQLSVHISICEYSTSVQSQSFLVERVGSRTLNLQPNEMLTVVIQFNFSWHDHWNAYLFSYDEDLLEFRLPPTNVSATVKDGGLLVTWGPPPSDVNYSCFEYELDLGDQETPKRLSARSYTEHNVDPNRIYRVRVRTRMKGTCYGNLQWSEWSPTVTVKLPDDKTNNLSVLLLVLISLGIPMILLAVLLLVRYQRVSKVLFPPIPRPPPKYMYFLEKNDTFNVFHPATPPKPEEITEVEDAE